GTTACGGTGGGCATGCCAAATCACTGGGCCGCCCGCTCTTAGAGTTTGCCTGAGTTCTGCCTCACCAATCGTTGGAAGCGCTTCATCAAAACGATAGCCACGGGAGAGGAGCTTACAAGGCAGCTCTGCATTGAGTACCGGCACGACAGTCTCGACGTGTGTGGTGACGCCGGTTTTGCGACGGTGAAAATGTGGATGAACAACAAGAGCCATGGATCCAACACGCAATTCGATTAGAGCAAAAGGTCGGGTTCGATGGGGTGAAACTTGCTGGCAGCATCCATCAAGGATTTAGCCGTAAGCTTCTCCACTCCATAAACCTCAGTAGCCACTCCATATTCAGAAGATACTTTTTCTAATAAAAGGTCGAAATCACCGTCGCCGGATAAGAGAATAACGGTATCCACCTGCCTGGCCGTGTCCATCACATCAATGGTAATGCCCACATCCCAGTCGCCCTTCGCCGAGCCATCTTTTCGCTGAATGAAAGGCTTGAGCTTCACCTTGAAACCAATGTGCTTCAAAGCATCTTGAAACTTAATCTGACCATCATCTCCGCGGCCGATGGCGTAGGCCGTAGCAGAGACGAGTTCTCCCTGCTGCGACAAACGATTCCATAGCTTTCGGTAATTGAACTGGCGCCCATAAACATCACGAGTGGTGTAATAGATGTTTTGAACATCTACAAAAACGGCAATGCGGTGGGCTGATTCAGACATCTTGGAAACGACTACTCTTCTTCTTCTTTAGGCTCAGGCTTCACAATCTTACGACTCTTCACTTCATCGCTAAACTGCTTCAAGAAGTCGTCCACGCTGATTTTACCCAGATCTTCACCCCAGCGGGTTCGAACTGCGACGGCGCCCTCTTCCATTTCCTTGTTACCGCAAACCAGCATGTAAGGAACACGCTTCATGGTATGCTCACGAATCTTGAATCCTATTTTCTCATTGCGACAATCAGTATCAACGCGGAAACCGGCTGCTCTGAACT
The sequence above is drawn from the Deltaproteobacteria bacterium genome and encodes:
- a CDS encoding NYN domain-containing protein, whose translation is MSESAHRIAVFVDVQNIYYTTRDVYGRQFNYRKLWNRLSQQGELVSATAYAIGRGDDGQIKFQDALKHIGFKVKLKPFIQRKDGSAKGDWDVGITIDVMDTARQVDTVILLSGDGDFDLLLEKVSSEYGVATEVYGVEKLTAKSLMDAASKFHPIEPDLLL
- a CDS encoding glycosyltransferase family 1 protein, which produces MALVVHPHFHRRKTGVTTHVETVVPVLNAELPCKLLSRGYRFDEALPTIGEAELRQTLRAGGPVIWHAHRN